In the Anser cygnoides isolate HZ-2024a breed goose chromosome 27, Taihu_goose_T2T_genome, whole genome shotgun sequence genome, one interval contains:
- the SBNO2 gene encoding protein strawberry notch homolog 2 isoform X3, translated as MDSSYLDELSNNNSLFSSPADSLSDIADPKDFLPTDSLNHVPTLWDVNTSQQNQIELFSPSRSFGGLNSSNDPVPAVPSTPLLISYQSQAPAEEDDEGDEEETEELGQTETYAEYIPSKSKIGKHHPDLVVETSTLSSVPPPDITYSLSLPCSVADKGSLSALQLEAIIYACQQHEVLLPNGQRAGFLIGDGAGVGKGRTVAGIIFENYLKGRKKALWFSVSNDLKYDAERDLKDIEASHIPVHALNKIKYGDTATSEGVLFATYSALIGESQAGGQHRTRLKQILDWCRENFDGVIVFDECHKAKNASSTKMGKAVLDLQNKLPRARVVYASATGASEPKNMIYMSRLGIWGEGTPFRAFDEFLHAIEKRGVGAMEIVAMDMKVSGMYIARQLSFTGVTFRIEEIPLDQQYKIVYDKAAKLWAEALMVFQQAADWIGLESRKSLWGQFWSAHQRFFKYLCIAAKVRRLVELAKEELAKDKCIVIGLQSTGEARTREVLDENDGHLNCFVSAAEGVFLSLIQKHFPSTKRKREKGTGIKRKRKPRGRCAKALKGVCDPAGVIKISDDSSTDSDMGLDSDFNSSPESVFETDDVIFVEHTYNGFAAEDRSNFHMLPSQKEMHGLRELEHVEKMKQDLLAKVKALGKELPLNTLDELINHFGGPEHVAEMTGRKGRVVCRPDGSVMFESRAEQGLSIDHVNLKEKERFMNGEKLVAIISEASSSGISLQADRRVKNQKRRVHMTLELPWSADRAIQQFGRTHRSNQVYAPEYVFLISELAGERRFASIVAKRLESLGALTHGDRRATESRDLSKYNFENKYGAKALDRVLSTILNRTENRVPVPKSYDRREAVFFHEMKQGLISVGICCNQMKYGTVPMEKDCSITKFLNRILGLEVDKQNMLFQYFSDTFDYLIEKDKKEGKYDMGILDLAPGVDEIYEESKEVFLTPGHPQDGQVVFYKISVDRGLKWEEAYEKSLKLTGSFDGFYLSYKTRGSKHTCLLAEQSRGKNFILYKPNIGKQSQPESLDSLHKKYRRVLPEEAKEHWESCYQFSLKKCNHAVWNRSCKLIQEGKECFQGMRLRHYYMLCGALLRVWSKIASIMADITNTSYLQIVRLKTKEKKKQVGIKIPESCVRKVLEELKQMDENVKRKHNRLLQAQEQSPQFSLPLHVLQQPLDLTQSGPRVPLPRHSLRQDEILDLTYSPPSNSIPDVVMNPEPSALCFPSEPVLQPHQQHRLPFGFSHLSAFKSPDPVLEGSVPLSSSLHEHLPLPHPGPLQTLQQQQQEDFVQQDGNINFREILEDMLRTLNGAPQDNMLPQERQSVIQFSGPFPDF; from the exons CTGTTCTCACCCAGCAGATCGTTCGGTGGCTTGAACAGCTCAAACGACCCCgttcctgctgtccccagcaccccgctcCTCATAAGCTACCAG tctcaGGCTCCTGCAGAGGAGGATGATGAAGGTGatgaggaagaaacagaagagttgGGACAAACGGAGACCTATGCAGAATACATACCTTCAAAGT CCAAGATTGGGAAGCACCACCCTGACCTCGTGGTTGAAACGAGCACTCTGTCCAGTGTCCCCCCACCCGACATCACCTACAGCCTTTCCCTGCCTTGCTCTGTTGCCGACAAAGGGTCACTCTCTGCACTACAGCTGGAAGCAATCATTTATGCCTGCCAG CAACATGAAGTTTTATTACCCAACGGGCAGCGAGCTGGGTTCCTCATTGGGGACGGTGCTGGAGTTGGAAAGGGCAGGACAGTTGCGGGCATCATCTTTGAAAATTATcttaaagggaggaaaaaagctcTGTG GTTCAGCGTCTCCAATGATCTCAAGTATGATGCTGAGAGAGACCTGAAGGACATTGAAGCCTCCCACATTCCTGTGCATGCTTTGAATAAG ATTAAATATGGTGACACAGCTACCTCAGAAGGAGTCCTCTTTGCCACTTACTCTGCTCTGATTGGTGAAAGCCAGGCAGGCGGACAGCACAGGACGCGCTTAAAACAAATTTTGGACTGGTGCAGGGAAAATTTTGATGGAGTt ATTGTGTTTGATGAATGCCACAAAGCCAAAAACGCCAGCTCTACTAAAATGGGCAAAGCAGTGCTGGACCTCCAGAACAAACTGCCTCGAGCAAGGGTTGTTTACGCCAGTGCCACAG GTGCCTCTGAGCCAAAAAACATGATTTACATGAGCCgcctggggatttggggggagggcACCCCATTCAGAGCATTTGATGAGTTCCTGCATGCAATTGAAAAGAG GGGAGTTGGTGCAATGGAGATCGTGGCGATGGACATGAAGGTCAGTGGAATGTACATTGCCAGGCAGCTCAGTTTCACTGGCGTGACCTTCAGAATCGAGGAGATCCCGCTGGATCAGCAGTACAAGATTGTCTACGACAAAGCAGCAAAGTTG TGGGCAGAGGCCTTGATGGTGTTCCAGCAGGCAGCCGACTGGATCGGCCTGGAGTCCCGGAAATCCTTGTGGGGTCAGTTCTGGTCAGCTCACCAGCGCTTCTTCAAGTACCTCTGCATTGCTGCTAAAGTCCGGCGACTCGTGGAGCTTGCCAAGGAAGAGCTGGCAAAGGATAAG TGTATCGTCATCGGCCTGCAGTCCACTGGGGAGGCTCGCACCAGAGAAGTCCTGGACGAGAACGACGGGCACCTGAATTGTTTCGTTTCTGCTGCAGA AGGCGTCTTTCTATCACTAATTCAGAAGCACTTTCCTTCAaccaaaagaaagagagaaaaaggaactgGCATTAAAAGAAAAC GCAAGCCGAGGGGCCGCTGCGCCAAGGCGCTGAAGGGCGTGTGTGACCCCGCGGGGGTGATCAAGATCAGCGACGACAGCAGCACGGACTCCGACATGGGGCTCGACAGCGACTTCAACTCCTCCCCGGAGTCCGTGTTTGAGACGGACGATGTCATCTTCGTGGAGCACACCTACAACGGCTTCGCAGCCGAGGACAGAA GTAATTTTCACATGCTGCCTTCCCAGAAAGAGATGCATGGCCTGAGAGAACTAGAACACGTGGAAAAGATGAAGCAGGACCTCCTAGCAAAAGTAAAAGCACTGGGCAAAGAGCTACCTCTCAATACCTTGGATGAACTCATCAATCACTTTGGGGGCCCGGAGCATGTGGCTGAG ATGACCGGGCGGAAGGGCCGAGTGGTTTGCAGACCGGACGGCTCGGTCATGTTCGAGTCTCGTGCAGAGCAGGGCCTCTCTATCGACCACGTCAACCTGAAGGAGAAGGAGCGTTTCATGAACGGGGAGAAG CTTGTAGCAATAATCTCCGAGGCTTCCAGCTCAGGTATCTCTCTCCAAGCAGACAGACGGGTGAAAAACCAGAAGCGCAGGGTCCACATGACGCTGGAGCTGCCCTGGAGCGCAGACCGGGCCATCCAGCAGTTCG GTCGAACGCACCGATCGAACCAGGTTTATGCTCCGGAGTATGTCTTCCTTATCTCTGAgctggctggggagaggaggttTGCATCCATCGTGGCAAAGCGTCTGGAGAGTCTA GGTGCCTTAACTCATGGAGACCGAAGGGCCACTGAGTCCCGAGACCTCAGCAAGTACAACTTCGAGAATAAG TATGGGGCTAAAGCACTAGACAGAGTTCTTTCCACTATCCTGAACCGCACGGAGAACAGAGTTCCTGTGCCGAAGAGCTATGACAGAAGAGAGGCTGTGTTTTTCCATG aaatgaagcAAGGTCTCATCTCTGTGGGGATCTGCTGCAATCAGATGAAGTATGGCACTGTCCCAATGGAGAAGG ACTGCTCCATCACCAAGTTCCTGAACCGGATCCTGGGTCTGGAGGTGGACAAGCAGAACATGCTGTTCCAGTATTTCTCTGATACCTTTGACTATCTGATTGAAAAGGACAAGAAGGAGGGCAAATACGACATGGGCATCCTAG ATTTAGCCCCAGGAGTGGATGAGATCTACGAGGAGAGCAAGGAGGTCTTCCTGACCCCTGGGCACCCGCAGGATGGGCAGGTCGTGTTTTATAAG ATCAGCGTCGACAGGGGCCTAAAGTGGGAGGAAGCTTATGAGAAGTCGCTCAAACTGACGGGATCTTTCGACGGGTTCTACCTCTCCTACAAG ACGCGGGGCAGCAAGCacacctgcctgctggcagagcagagccgTGGGAAGAACTTCATCCTCTACAAGCCCAATATCGGGAAGCAGAGCCAGCCCGAGAGCCTGGACAGTCTGCACAAGAAGTACCGACGG GTGCTGCCCGAGGAAGCCAAGGAACACTGGGAGAGCTGTTACCAATTCTCCTTGAAGAAGTGCAACCATGCTGTCTG GAACAGGAGCTGCAAGCTGAtccaggaggggaaggagtgCTTCCAGGGCATGCGGCTGCGTCACTACTACATGCTGTGCGGGGCCCTGCTGCGGGTCTGGAGCAAGATTGCCAGCATCATGGCAGACATCACCAACACCAGCTACCTGCAGATTGTCCGCCTCAAGaccaaggagaagaagaaacaagTCG GGATAAAGATCCCCGAGAGCTGTGTCCGTaaggtgctggaggagctgaagcAGATGGACGAGAACGTGAAGCGGAAGCACAACCGACTCCTCCAGGCCCAAGAGCAGAGCCCGCAGTTCTCCCTGCCGCTGCAcgtcctgcagcagcccctggacCTCACGCAGAGCGGGCCCAGGGTCCCCCTGCCCAGGCACTCCCTGCGCCAGGACGAGATCCTGGACCTGACCTACAGCCCTCCCAGCAACAGCATTCCCGACGTGGTGATGAACCCAGAGCCCAGCGCTTTGTGCTTCCCCTCGGAGCCCGTGCTCCAGCCACACCAGCAGCACAGATTGCCCTTCGGCTTCAGCCACCTTTCTGCCTTCAAGAGCCCCGACCCCGTCCTGGAGGGGAGCGTGCCTCTGAGCTCCTCGCTGCACGAACATCTGCCTCTGCCTCACCCCGGACCCTTGCagaccctgcagcagcagcagcaggaagattTTGTCCAGCAGGACGGGAATATCAATTTCAGAGAGATCCTGGAGGACATGCTGAGGACGTTGAATGGGGCCCCTCAAGACAACATGCTCCCCCAGGAGCGCCAGAGTGTGATCCAGTTCAGCGGGCCTTTCCCAGACTTCTGA
- the SBNO2 gene encoding protein strawberry notch homolog 2 isoform X4, which translates to MPQKKTVVSCLWSIQQKLTGKSCFKSSIKNASEKQMCRLFSPSRSFGGLNSSNDPVPAVPSTPLLISYQSQAPAEEDDEGDEEETEELGQTETYAEYIPSKSKIGKHHPDLVVETSTLSSVPPPDITYSLSLPCSVADKGSLSALQLEAIIYACQQHEVLLPNGQRAGFLIGDGAGVGKGRTVAGIIFENYLKGRKKALWFSVSNDLKYDAERDLKDIEASHIPVHALNKIKYGDTATSEGVLFATYSALIGESQAGGQHRTRLKQILDWCRENFDGVIVFDECHKAKNASSTKMGKAVLDLQNKLPRARVVYASATGASEPKNMIYMSRLGIWGEGTPFRAFDEFLHAIEKRGVGAMEIVAMDMKVSGMYIARQLSFTGVTFRIEEIPLDQQYKIVYDKAAKLWAEALMVFQQAADWIGLESRKSLWGQFWSAHQRFFKYLCIAAKVRRLVELAKEELAKDKCIVIGLQSTGEARTREVLDENDGHLNCFVSAAEGVFLSLIQKHFPSTKRKREKGTGIKRKRKPRGRCAKALKGVCDPAGVIKISDDSSTDSDMGLDSDFNSSPESVFETDDVIFVEHTYNGFAAEDRSNFHMLPSQKEMHGLRELEHVEKMKQDLLAKVKALGKELPLNTLDELINHFGGPEHVAEMTGRKGRVVCRPDGSVMFESRAEQGLSIDHVNLKEKERFMNGEKLVAIISEASSSGISLQADRRVKNQKRRVHMTLELPWSADRAIQQFGRTHRSNQVYAPEYVFLISELAGERRFASIVAKRLESLGALTHGDRRATESRDLSKYNFENKYGAKALDRVLSTILNRTENRVPVPKSYDRREAVFFHEMKQGLISVGICCNQMKYGTVPMEKDCSITKFLNRILGLEVDKQNMLFQYFSDTFDYLIEKDKKEGKYDMGILDLAPGVDEIYEESKEVFLTPGHPQDGQVVFYKISVDRGLKWEEAYEKSLKLTGSFDGFYLSYKTRGSKHTCLLAEQSRGKNFILYKPNIGKQSQPESLDSLHKKYRRVLPEEAKEHWESCYQFSLKKCNHAVWNRSCKLIQEGKECFQGMRLRHYYMLCGALLRVWSKIASIMADITNTSYLQIVRLKTKEKKKQVGIKIPESCVRKVLEELKQMDENVKRKHNRLLQAQEQSPQFSLPLHVLQQPLDLTQSGPRVPLPRHSLRQDEILDLTYSPPSNSIPDVVMNPEPSALCFPSEPVLQPHQQHRLPFGFSHLSAFKSPDPVLEGSVPLSSSLHEHLPLPHPGPLQTLQQQQQEDFVQQDGNINFREILEDMLRTLNGAPQDNMLPQERQSVIQFSGPFPDF; encoded by the exons CTGTTCTCACCCAGCAGATCGTTCGGTGGCTTGAACAGCTCAAACGACCCCgttcctgctgtccccagcaccccgctcCTCATAAGCTACCAG tctcaGGCTCCTGCAGAGGAGGATGATGAAGGTGatgaggaagaaacagaagagttgGGACAAACGGAGACCTATGCAGAATACATACCTTCAAAGT CCAAGATTGGGAAGCACCACCCTGACCTCGTGGTTGAAACGAGCACTCTGTCCAGTGTCCCCCCACCCGACATCACCTACAGCCTTTCCCTGCCTTGCTCTGTTGCCGACAAAGGGTCACTCTCTGCACTACAGCTGGAAGCAATCATTTATGCCTGCCAG CAACATGAAGTTTTATTACCCAACGGGCAGCGAGCTGGGTTCCTCATTGGGGACGGTGCTGGAGTTGGAAAGGGCAGGACAGTTGCGGGCATCATCTTTGAAAATTATcttaaagggaggaaaaaagctcTGTG GTTCAGCGTCTCCAATGATCTCAAGTATGATGCTGAGAGAGACCTGAAGGACATTGAAGCCTCCCACATTCCTGTGCATGCTTTGAATAAG ATTAAATATGGTGACACAGCTACCTCAGAAGGAGTCCTCTTTGCCACTTACTCTGCTCTGATTGGTGAAAGCCAGGCAGGCGGACAGCACAGGACGCGCTTAAAACAAATTTTGGACTGGTGCAGGGAAAATTTTGATGGAGTt ATTGTGTTTGATGAATGCCACAAAGCCAAAAACGCCAGCTCTACTAAAATGGGCAAAGCAGTGCTGGACCTCCAGAACAAACTGCCTCGAGCAAGGGTTGTTTACGCCAGTGCCACAG GTGCCTCTGAGCCAAAAAACATGATTTACATGAGCCgcctggggatttggggggagggcACCCCATTCAGAGCATTTGATGAGTTCCTGCATGCAATTGAAAAGAG GGGAGTTGGTGCAATGGAGATCGTGGCGATGGACATGAAGGTCAGTGGAATGTACATTGCCAGGCAGCTCAGTTTCACTGGCGTGACCTTCAGAATCGAGGAGATCCCGCTGGATCAGCAGTACAAGATTGTCTACGACAAAGCAGCAAAGTTG TGGGCAGAGGCCTTGATGGTGTTCCAGCAGGCAGCCGACTGGATCGGCCTGGAGTCCCGGAAATCCTTGTGGGGTCAGTTCTGGTCAGCTCACCAGCGCTTCTTCAAGTACCTCTGCATTGCTGCTAAAGTCCGGCGACTCGTGGAGCTTGCCAAGGAAGAGCTGGCAAAGGATAAG TGTATCGTCATCGGCCTGCAGTCCACTGGGGAGGCTCGCACCAGAGAAGTCCTGGACGAGAACGACGGGCACCTGAATTGTTTCGTTTCTGCTGCAGA AGGCGTCTTTCTATCACTAATTCAGAAGCACTTTCCTTCAaccaaaagaaagagagaaaaaggaactgGCATTAAAAGAAAAC GCAAGCCGAGGGGCCGCTGCGCCAAGGCGCTGAAGGGCGTGTGTGACCCCGCGGGGGTGATCAAGATCAGCGACGACAGCAGCACGGACTCCGACATGGGGCTCGACAGCGACTTCAACTCCTCCCCGGAGTCCGTGTTTGAGACGGACGATGTCATCTTCGTGGAGCACACCTACAACGGCTTCGCAGCCGAGGACAGAA GTAATTTTCACATGCTGCCTTCCCAGAAAGAGATGCATGGCCTGAGAGAACTAGAACACGTGGAAAAGATGAAGCAGGACCTCCTAGCAAAAGTAAAAGCACTGGGCAAAGAGCTACCTCTCAATACCTTGGATGAACTCATCAATCACTTTGGGGGCCCGGAGCATGTGGCTGAG ATGACCGGGCGGAAGGGCCGAGTGGTTTGCAGACCGGACGGCTCGGTCATGTTCGAGTCTCGTGCAGAGCAGGGCCTCTCTATCGACCACGTCAACCTGAAGGAGAAGGAGCGTTTCATGAACGGGGAGAAG CTTGTAGCAATAATCTCCGAGGCTTCCAGCTCAGGTATCTCTCTCCAAGCAGACAGACGGGTGAAAAACCAGAAGCGCAGGGTCCACATGACGCTGGAGCTGCCCTGGAGCGCAGACCGGGCCATCCAGCAGTTCG GTCGAACGCACCGATCGAACCAGGTTTATGCTCCGGAGTATGTCTTCCTTATCTCTGAgctggctggggagaggaggttTGCATCCATCGTGGCAAAGCGTCTGGAGAGTCTA GGTGCCTTAACTCATGGAGACCGAAGGGCCACTGAGTCCCGAGACCTCAGCAAGTACAACTTCGAGAATAAG TATGGGGCTAAAGCACTAGACAGAGTTCTTTCCACTATCCTGAACCGCACGGAGAACAGAGTTCCTGTGCCGAAGAGCTATGACAGAAGAGAGGCTGTGTTTTTCCATG aaatgaagcAAGGTCTCATCTCTGTGGGGATCTGCTGCAATCAGATGAAGTATGGCACTGTCCCAATGGAGAAGG ACTGCTCCATCACCAAGTTCCTGAACCGGATCCTGGGTCTGGAGGTGGACAAGCAGAACATGCTGTTCCAGTATTTCTCTGATACCTTTGACTATCTGATTGAAAAGGACAAGAAGGAGGGCAAATACGACATGGGCATCCTAG ATTTAGCCCCAGGAGTGGATGAGATCTACGAGGAGAGCAAGGAGGTCTTCCTGACCCCTGGGCACCCGCAGGATGGGCAGGTCGTGTTTTATAAG ATCAGCGTCGACAGGGGCCTAAAGTGGGAGGAAGCTTATGAGAAGTCGCTCAAACTGACGGGATCTTTCGACGGGTTCTACCTCTCCTACAAG ACGCGGGGCAGCAAGCacacctgcctgctggcagagcagagccgTGGGAAGAACTTCATCCTCTACAAGCCCAATATCGGGAAGCAGAGCCAGCCCGAGAGCCTGGACAGTCTGCACAAGAAGTACCGACGG GTGCTGCCCGAGGAAGCCAAGGAACACTGGGAGAGCTGTTACCAATTCTCCTTGAAGAAGTGCAACCATGCTGTCTG GAACAGGAGCTGCAAGCTGAtccaggaggggaaggagtgCTTCCAGGGCATGCGGCTGCGTCACTACTACATGCTGTGCGGGGCCCTGCTGCGGGTCTGGAGCAAGATTGCCAGCATCATGGCAGACATCACCAACACCAGCTACCTGCAGATTGTCCGCCTCAAGaccaaggagaagaagaaacaagTCG GGATAAAGATCCCCGAGAGCTGTGTCCGTaaggtgctggaggagctgaagcAGATGGACGAGAACGTGAAGCGGAAGCACAACCGACTCCTCCAGGCCCAAGAGCAGAGCCCGCAGTTCTCCCTGCCGCTGCAcgtcctgcagcagcccctggacCTCACGCAGAGCGGGCCCAGGGTCCCCCTGCCCAGGCACTCCCTGCGCCAGGACGAGATCCTGGACCTGACCTACAGCCCTCCCAGCAACAGCATTCCCGACGTGGTGATGAACCCAGAGCCCAGCGCTTTGTGCTTCCCCTCGGAGCCCGTGCTCCAGCCACACCAGCAGCACAGATTGCCCTTCGGCTTCAGCCACCTTTCTGCCTTCAAGAGCCCCGACCCCGTCCTGGAGGGGAGCGTGCCTCTGAGCTCCTCGCTGCACGAACATCTGCCTCTGCCTCACCCCGGACCCTTGCagaccctgcagcagcagcagcaggaagattTTGTCCAGCAGGACGGGAATATCAATTTCAGAGAGATCCTGGAGGACATGCTGAGGACGTTGAATGGGGCCCCTCAAGACAACATGCTCCCCCAGGAGCGCCAGAGTGTGATCCAGTTCAGCGGGCCTTTCCCAGACTTCTGA